Genomic DNA from Rissa tridactyla isolate bRisTri1 chromosome 17, bRisTri1.patW.cur.20221130, whole genome shotgun sequence:
GCTTTTATTGAGTTTAATCAACAAAATCAGGATTTTACCATTCATCTTTTTTGCACGTGGAACTCATGAAGCTCTTCACAAGTCAGTGCTACGACACACATACAGCCAGAAAAATACACTCTCAACAAAATCTGAGCTCCACTGGAGAGTTTGCCAATTACCGATTTAACAGAAAGCcaattttcccctccctcccctgaaTGATTTCGAGGACTAGTCTGTATTGTTTGCTGGTTAACAGTAAGAATACCAACCTCTTGACTAGGGACCAGTGGATTATGATATTCCACCTGAActgcaaataatttcttttcttgaaataaaagttCCAGTTTCTTTCAATAAAGGGAACAGTGACTATTTTCTTCTCCTGACACCCCTTCCCCATAATTATTGGTTAAAATACAGCAAGGCTGTATCTTAATAAacccatccctccccccacccctccttacCCTTCCCTGACTTGTCTACAGCAGAATTTAACAATGCTTCCACATAGGGACGTTTTAGCAACACAACTGTGAACGGAGCAAAACCTATCGGGTAACCTGCCAAACCTCCCTCTGAGTATCGGACGCATGCTCTTTGGTCCCGAGACTCGGTTTATCACAAAGAGAAACTGTGATTCACAGAAGACGGACCAGAAGTTCACAGCCATCGAAAGCTCCCTGTGCggactgctgctgcccagcctcgACCACGGTGGCTGTACCGCTGGAGCTCCTGGGAACAAAATTCACTCCATCCTCAGAAAGCAacagctgctctgccccagcgGCACGACAAAGTCCAGCACCAGGACAAGAACCACCGCAATGGCAGCTCGGGAGATGTGGCGTGGCATCTCTGTAACCTCTAGAACATAAACCGAGGCAGGACAGCTGCCTGCTCAGGTTTACGTCCTATcagtcatttgaaaaacaaaaaaatccaaaaaaaccaacaaccaagtGCGTGAAGCATTTTTAAATCCTTGGAGCAGACACCCTCCCCCATCccaagtaaaaaataaagaacaaaagatCAGAATGAGATGATTTGATACCAACGCGTACACAACATGAGCTCGTGTTGAGCTTCCCTGTTCTTAACCACAAAAAAGTCACAGAGGGCAAAGGAAAGATGCTCCCATCTCATTCTGGAAACTGAAACGTGTATTTGAGACCAACCCACCCCCCTCCCTTTGGGAAAAGCCCTCCAGCAACTGCAGCGCACTCCTGATGGCGCACACCCGGACACCAGCCTACGGTTTCTCTCAAGTAAGCTGGCTGAGGATTTGTGCCACCCTCTTCACAGCCACTTCTTCACCCAGCTGCGAAGCTCCATTTCATCAGATTCATGGAGTGATGCTTTTAGACTTGCGAGGGGAAAGGTACAGAATACACCGGATTCTCATTCATGTCATCTTTGTCAGAGGAAGTGTCTGACCTAGGGCTCATCACTGAAGGCTCCAAGTTAATACATAAATGTAAAGGCTGGTACGTGACCAGCAAAAACAGGAGCTCGCAAGGAATCTCAGGAAGCCAAGATTTATACATGCTCCTTACTCctgggtagggaaaaaaaaaaaaaaaccaacaacaaaaaaaccccaaaacaaaaaaaaaaagaaaaaacacccaaaaaaagaaaaaaaaaaactaggatTATCCTAGTCATTTGGAGCATCTTTCCATTTGCAAGATCACATCTGTTAGAGATAGCCTACTAGCACCAAAACTAGGCTGCTTCCCTCTTGACAAGAAGCCACCTAAAAATGGTGCCCCTGATAGTTTAGGTAAGTGCCAATCCTCGATTAGAGGCCAAGTTTAAAGTAATACTTTCAAAAGTTCTGTGCTTCAAGAGGGACCATCAACGCATGGCACCAGGCTAACCTACCACAAATCCAAGCAGGGCACACACGCCTGACCTGCCATCGCCATCCTGTTCTTGTTACATGTGCGTGCCCTGGGAAGATACAaaacttttatttacatttttcacgTCTTTGTTGCACTAAAGTGATCCCTCTTCTGTCTCTCTGGAAAATCATAAGCTGGCTGCAGTACAAGAGCAAGATTTTACTTTTGGTCAAAGTTACCACCCACAaactcccaccccccacccccaaaaagcaCCCCAAAATTGTTTACACTTAGTACCTGCCAGTCAGATGTAAGCTGTGTGGCTCACAGAGTGTCTGTGACCAAGCTCTCGAGTTTGTACTCTAGTGCAGCATTTGCTACAATTATGGAGTCACtgctgacaaaaggaaaaaataattccaaacacAAAAACCTTTCCATCTTGTAAAGTTGTCAGGAGGCACCTGGCCTCTATTTATGATCCTCAAGGAAATGGATGGCTAAGTCCACCTCATAGTTCCAAACAACTGTACtcgaattttaaaaaaaagggtcaaAACGGGGAGAAATTAAGACAAGTAATTCCTGCCTCAAAGGTAAGCAAGCGTGGTGTGAGTGCAGCATCTGTATACACAATAAATGACCGAGCAAAAAAGGACTGCATTCATCCAGGTGCCTCCTGACAGTGTTGGTGAACAGGCTAAAAGGGAATTTAAAAAGAGTACGGTTTTTGATTTGTCTCACTCCTTTTGCCTGTAGATCAGGCCAAACATCAAGCATGTTGGGAGGGGCACAATTTAAAGCAACACTACTTGACCAGAAAGCACTTCTCAGCAATATACAATGCAAAATGACAGACAGCAGTTCATGCCAAAACAGAGGAGATGGCAAGCAGCTTTCTGCAGCTTCTGACGTTAACAGGGGTTTGCCCTTACCTGCTCACAAGTCTGTAGAGAGGCCGCTCTGGGCAGAAAATGCACAACGCTGCAGGAAGTAAATCAATCCCACAGAGCTCCAGAACTGTCAAGTTTATGCATGTAAATTGGTTGTCTACCCAAATCCACAGCTTATGCAGATGCTGCTCAGCAACTCTGACCCCCACTGGATTTCCCTCGCGCCATGGTGGAACACAGGTCATGGCCCCCTTCAGAGCTTGTCAAGTTCCTGAAGTTTCTAAGGGGGAAATCAAAAAGCATCTCCCAACAGGTTGAGCTACAGATTTTGaggcctcccagccccacaagtgaTCTCTTCCACACAAGCGGTACAGGACAGCATTGCTAGCACCAGAGCAAACCCACCCTGATAAGGGACGCTTGTAGAGGCCTGCTCTTCAGGGAGGTCAGAGCACTTCTCATTGTTTAGTGTTGCAGAAAACTGAGCCCCTCTCATCTTTAGCTGCTCCCATAATCAGTCTAATCCCTTTAACCCCAGCAACCTtcatcacaaaagaaaaagttatatatgaacccaaacagaaaaaaaaatcatatttacaaAGTTTGTACAATATACACATCTGATTTTCTATGGGACACACCGCACCAGAGGAAAGAGGGCCATGGCTCTGAAACAAGTCTACATATCAAGTGCTGTAACTACTAATGGAGACTTATGGAAACCAGTCTTTAGTGTTCTGCTAGAGCGAAGGGCTTTTCTTATGGCTCCTGCAAAGGACAACAGGCTACTCTTTCCTTCTGGAGCTATGATGCTGCACCTAATCAGCCCAGATtttaagttggttttgttttaaatacaggtATTTACAGTGTGGGTGAACTGCAGATGCATATCAActcctccaattaaaaaaaaaaaaaaaaaaagttgaagaaaaaagTAGTATTACCAATACGTTTcacctcccagccctgggctTGAGTacttggggaggaggagagggggaagaaaggggaactTTGACCTGAAACCAAAAAACGGCTATTGATTCCTTGGGCTGTGTCGGAAAGGTGATATTCTGAATGGTCTCATAGCATAAGGCACTTTGCACGAATAAGTAACAAGCTCTTTAGCTTAAAAACAGATGAGTAACCAGGGAGAAGTTGAAATGCACTCAGTCGATGGTTGAAGAATTTGAAATCGCAGACAAGCTCGTGTTCATCAGATTCTTCTCTTTTCAGggtttctcttcttcccttgctGCCCCTCCCacccgaagaaaaaaaaaaatttaaaaccagcAGTTAGTGCAACTAATGTTCAATCAGCACACAGTGCAAACaagtggaaaaacaaaaacacattcctccttttatcttctttcttccttgctgccaaatttaaaaagaaaaaaaggccgaGCTCTTTAGTCTTCATAGTTCCGAAATGAAAAGAcgaagaaaaacccacaaagagaAGGGTATCCCCAAAGAAACGATGTGTCACAGATCTGGATCAAAGGGCTTCACCTTCTGGCGTGTGTAATCAAAGcctaaaaaaagcaaaccaaaaaaaacaaccacaacacCCACAGTTAAATCAATTCTATGCAAAACCAGAACGTAAGCAATGAATCGCACTGACTATGTAACagctctggaaaagcaaagggcATTTGGAACAGCCCAACCTCAAGCACAGCTTCGCAGAGACAGGTTCTGCTAACGCACTACCATACCTATGGAGCACGACTACCTACTGGTTTCTTGTTCTTTAGAAAGTTGCAAAAATTCCTTAGGCAAGGTCACAGCATTCCCCCCTTACGGAAACCACCCAAGAGCCTCTTCCAAGTTCATCACcggggtgttttttttatttatttatgaaacatGGAGAAAGCTCAGCCCGCAAAGCAGGGGCTGCAAGTCAGCTTGGTGCGACTGCCTAGGGCTACCCTTGAATGATTTCAAAGAAGGGTCACAGGTTCACTTTAACGGTATCCAGCAATCTGCTTCTATGGCCATGCAGGGGTTTCCTTTGTCACCCGAGAATTTCAGCAGCTTCACTGTGATTCTCTTTCTAATTCATGATCTCCAAGAAGAGCACACAAAAGAATgatttccaacccaaactgtacGGTGTCTGATCTTGCATGATAGAGGACCTTCACTAAAACCAGATCAGACATAATCCTGTCGCTATTTTGCCTGACTGCAATTCAGGGAGAGTTTTCTTCTTGAAGGACTCGACGCAGCAGTTTTTCCTCAGACAACGATCAGAAAAGGGACACTTAACAGTCTCGGACAGTGACACCCCATTTTCTCTTAAAGCTATGGAGACGACCTCAAGCGGCAGCAAAGATGAATTACATCTTTGTTTCCTACTTTGTTGATTTGCAAGAGTTCTATGAACCAGAGGATGCAAAAGGTGCAGCACCTTTAGCTTGAACCTGTTCCTTCTAACTGGTGAGGCGCTTAGGCTCTTCTGTTGGTGCTCTGTTCTCAAAGCTATCCGTTTTCTCCCCTCACATTTTTGAGCAcccctttcctctctgctcctcGCCAATTTCTCATTTTAGCTAAGCAATAAAGAAACAATTGTTTAGGCTACTAGTAGCCACGCTCACCTCTCCAAACAccattccccctttttccccatttttggtATCCTTAGCATATGGTGAGCATTTCAATTAAAACAACTAAAACTACTCATCCTCGCAGCTTCAGCACATCCACAGAATTCCCTGCACTGACAGTCCATTTCAAACCCTTATTTCCACATCTAGAGCCTCCTTCAGCACATCGGTTTCCCTTTTCCCCTGCAGTAACATTCACACATCGGCTCTTCTTTCATCCAACACAACTTCTCTATTCAGGAAGGCATTTACATACGCACATGTTTACTGTTTCTCATCTTCTACAGGTTCGCTGTGGTATTCTGCCACATACAGGCTCTTGTCAATGTTGCTTGGTATGGGTTTAATTTCAGTTCCCAGCTGCTCCTCAATACTTTTCAGGTTGAATCGATCATCATAGGTGATCAAGTTGATGGCCAGGCCAAGATGACCAAATCGACCTtgacaaaaataaagtaaattataAAAAGACTTAGCTGAGTAACAGAAGGCTGACTGAAAAAGTCTGCAGACCGTGCTGTTAACAACATTGCTCTCTGACGACAAAAGCAAATCCAGACCCCGCCACAGGTCGCTACAGCTTTCACATCAGTTTTTCATAAGCGGCTTTGTACTGCTATAGGAGTAAGAAAACCCAGGAGGTTCAAAATGCTCCGACCAAACCTTCTTATTAATTACCAACGAAAAGTCTTCCACTACTGCATTATCACGTCCAGCCCTTCTTCCATAACAGAGTTCTTGAACACACCTGAATTACAAAGTTCAAGTACACCGAGTTCCTTTGTTTACCGCCTTCCTTAAGAGTCTATTTTGCTGATGTCCAGACATTACAAACATACCTTGGAACACGCGCAGAAGAAAACTATATTTAAGACACTATAGAAGCTGTTTTCAGCACAGAATTTTCCCAAACTGCAAACAGGAGTTTCCTGAGAGCAAAGCAAAATGTGCTTTTTCATTAGGCTGTTCAGGCCAGTTTCAAGAGAACAGCCCTTTATTCATATATTTGTGAGGATACCCATCTGAGCCAATACACAAGAATCAATCTGTCAGAAAAATCAAAGCTACCTGAAATAATTCTCAGATACGGTAATAAAAACCAGAAGCCAACTCATGCCTAACAAACATCACAGTCATCAGCAAAGTTGTACCTAAAAGATGTTTCTCCTCTCACCTGATCTGCCAATACGATGGAGATAAGTCTCTGCCAGCTTTGGGAAATCAAAGTTTATCACCACATTCACAGCTTGGATATCAATACCTCGGGTAAACAGATCTGAAAGACAATTTGGGTCACGAAGACAGTTAATTTCAGTGAGATCAAATACTGATGGTATTCAGGGTAGAAAGATTAACAATGATTAATTAACATTGGCTTGCACTAGTTTCCAGATATAAGCTTCCTTTATATCAAAGACAGTTTACATACAATTCTGTTACGTCGTCTTCTTGCTCTTTATCCATTATAAACATGAATAACACAAGAGGAACGACCAAAACACCAGATCTGCACGTCTATTCCAAACAAGTCATTAGCACAAAGCTAGTTTTTTCCACATTAGACTATTTCTGAGCAGGTGGTCTTATAGAAGCATCTCCTCGCGCATGACTCTGCATTGCCAATGCCACAACAGACTTGAGAGCTGAACTACATCCCACTAGCttgagtgtttttcttctgcctctagtGATTTTTGTTAAGATGACCCAGACACACACAGTGATCAGCAGACACTGCTGCAGTACTGCCCAACCAGGTCGTACAATGTAGAACTCCCTCACATGCAGGCCAAtcaaaactataaaaatatttagaaaacgTGAGCTACAAACATTTTAAGAATCAGCAAAACTCACTTGGGTGATCCCAGCCGCAGTTCTACCTAGATTTTGTAAACCTTACGGCCAACAGTTCAGAGAGCACTCACAtgtgaaaatatacagaaaacatAACTAGCGCAGAAAACACTACCCCAGTAAAAGGATTTGTTAGCAAGTTGCACCTTCACGGTTTGTCACAAAAGACAAAACCCACATGCCTGAAGGAGTGCTGCAGCCACACGCAGGCCCGACAAAGACTTCATAACAAAACATTCTGTCCAGCTTTATTACAAATCCAGTGATCTGTAACACCTGCGCTAATGGCTAAGCCACTTTCTAACACATCTTTTCGAAACAGGAGAATGTTTAGGAACTCTTACCAGTGCAAACAAGATTGCGGCATAAGCCATTTCGGAAATCGTGGAACACACGATTGCGgtgctcctgaaaaaaaaaaaaaaaagtgtaatcaaagcaaaacaaaacaaccaaccaaaaacaacaaacagctgTGACTTTCAGGTATATTCAAGTTACAACCACTGAACTTCAATCACCGAATTGCTCGTCATTAGAGAACAGCTGAGTCAAACAAAGCTACCAGTACATACTTTTTAGCACTTCTTACCCCTATACTCTGAAGAATTTACCAGAGGGGCCCCTGGCATCACTTTTAGACAAAGACACTTAACTGACAGTGTTTTAAAGCCTCCTACAGTTGCATCAAAGCTCTCGCAGAACTGAATTATCTTAACTTATAATTACATGAAACACGCATCAAGGAAGTTTAACTGATATTTTGACTATCatcttcccccagccccctgccaaaATTCAATGCatgttttattaatttccttAAAAACTGAAGCCAGCAGTAACTTCCTTTTCTAGTACGGAGTATTGTTCACTACCGATTCAGAATTAAGGGTGGGATGAGTCAATGTCTGTGTCTGTCTCACAAACAAGTCACTTCGGGCCACACAAAGATTAAGTAATGTCGCTGTTAAGGAGTGAAATTAACAGCAGGAATGAACAAGCTGAAGCTTTCCGCACAAACATACCTGCATTTGGCCACAAAGATCATCTACTGACCGATCAAAAGCATACAAAAATCAGACCTCAAGGAGCCCATTTGCATACCTGTTCTCAATACTGACATCACTTCTATTTCTGCTTAATTAATTACTGGTCCGGTCTGCATATGGCCCAGCAAACATTGGCGTTACCTGTCAGGTCCATGAACAGCAAGACAGGTTTCCTCTAATGCTTTCATTTGAATTTATTCTGGCTtacacataaaatgaaaaaaatatttgaaagtactACTGTTTTACAAGCCTCACTTCAACCTTCTGACATCTTTTAGTACACTTCCTGAAAACACGGAAATCACAAGTACGAAGCTCGAGAACACGTGAGCTAACGTACGATTAACAGAAACCTCTGCACCAGCAAAGCTGCACTGGCATGGAGGTGCTCAGTCGCCGCTTTCGCCACAAGGTTTGATCaaagccccctccccagcttctcaGATTCCCCTGCAGTCACAGTGCAAGATTTACTGTTTGCAAAGCCACACAGGGCACTCAATCAGCTGACTACTGGGGTTTTTGTCATTTAAGTCAGGCTCGCTTTTATCTGTGTCAGTTACACCATGTAGTCTACCACGGCTCCCCATGCTGGCAAAACCAAGGACGCAGCAGTAAGAACTGTGCCTTCTGGTCGAGGCCTGTGCTTACACTGGGCTAATTAACCTGACCTGAAATACTCTTCCATACCAACTGACCAGCTACACCGAACAGCCTAGAGAGTGGtttaaggaggggggaaaaggagcgTCTAAAAACAAATCAGTAGCAAAGCAATACAtgcttcagttttcaaagaacacGCACATTTAAAGAAAGCACGAGACTTAATTCAGCTATGCAAGAAAGCTTGGGGTGGTGTGGAATAAACGGCTGTTCACTTCATACTCACCTGCCTCATTTTAGCATGGATATAGAAGCAGGAATAGCCCAGCTGGGAGATCTTTTTGGCTAGCAATTCAACCCGTTGAGAGGAGTTGCAGAAAATGATCGACTGGTTAATCTGGAGCTGAACATATAAGTAGTGTGCTCAGTAAACGCAGCCTTTTGACTAACACATGATCCAACACATAAGTCTAAAACCCgtacagaaagaaagcaaagcaggtATGCTGCTGGTAATTTACACAATGTATATTTTTGTACAAGGGGGGTAAAAATTAACAAAGTTCTATAACACAAAGGTGCAGGACAAGAAGTACGTATTTTTAGCTTATCTTGTATCATAAGACTAGCACATTTCTGACAAGAAAAAAGTGTCATTAAGCCTTCTCCGCCACTCTCAGTCTTACTATCGGttccaaaaggaaaacagcttctgTACGTTCCTGAACCAGCCCTACTGCTTACCCTGGAAAACAGTGTATTGAGGCAGTGTACTTTCTGACGCTCGGTTACGTAGGCATAGTACTGGGTAACTCCCTTCAAGGTCAGCTCCTCCATCAGATTAATCTCGTAGGGTTTCTGCAAATGGGAATTCTGAAAAATAGAGATAAGGATAAAGTGGGCATATCTACATGCAAAACAACGTAAGTACTTCCCACCCTTTGGCACATTTAACTTCCTCCATGGCAAGGATGCGCTACCTAGCCACTCACTCTTCATGCTATACACAAGAGACAGGGTGGGTAAAATTTCACAAAGGATTACTTATAAATCCAGGGCAACCAAACAGGCCAAAGAGGAGCACCCTCTAGCAGCAAATCAGCGCGGATGGCACGTAACTGATgtacaaaggagaaaacagtATCTTACAGGTGAGAACTGTGCATACCTAGCTTTCTCATTAACGCTATTGCGGGTCAAAGATTTAGCCTGATTTAGATTAAAGCAGTGAAGTTTGGCTGCATTAAAAAACTGAGCACCGACGGCTATACGCCACCCGTTCACACACTTCACGTGCAATGTCACCACCATCCTACATTCATACAAATATGAATATATCTGCACTCACCATGAACTTCTGTACGCTCAAAGGAAAAGTGGCTGAGTAGAGCAAAATCTGCCTGTTTTTAGGTAGCGTGAGAATAATGTCTTCCATTATTTGAACAAAATCTTGAGACAGCAACTTATCTGCCTGTAACAACAGAAGTGATAAAGAGTAAGTTAAACGAATGGGACAAAATTTCAGCCTTCTGGTAGTACCACGATGGGGGATGACCAAACCCCAAACGAAAACACCAGGAGCATTCTCCCTGCCCTCATGATCAGACCCTCCCCTTTGGAGCACACAACACACTCCAAAAGATGTGTGATTTAGCTGCTGGAGACAGGATTCATCAGTAAAAGGAAGTTTATCCTCTCCTGCTTTTCAGCACTTTGATTTAAACAGAATCGAATTCAGGAAAAGTAAATGGAATTTAAATTGAAAACAGTTACCAGGGTTCCTATCAGAGTCCTCCAAGAGCTCTCGCACAACTATTTTCTCAACCTCCCACTCAGAAGCCTGTACACCACTGGATGTTCATATATCAGTTTTATATACAATTATGTGGTAAGCACAGCTCACTCGTTATAAACTGAAACCCAACAAAATGCACTCCTTCATTTCAGAATAGACAATCTATTCTTCGGGAGTAGCAAAGATGACAGGAAAGGCAAATCTTCCTAGGCTGGTTTCTTAAAAGACTCACGTGCACAAAAATTCTTCTGCCAGAATACCTTCtcaaaaatactgagaaatgGATGAGCTATATAACCTTATAGCGTCTCTAGGCACAGTTTGATTTGTTGCTGCGCATAACAAGGAGACTCGCTGAGACACATCACTGCTTCGACTTGGTGTTAAAATCCCGAAATGTTTAACACGAGCAACTTGCCTCATCCAATACTATCATCTGGACATGCTCAACTTTTGCTACTCCTTTCTTGATGAGATCGAGAATTCTCCCAGGGGTAGCTATCACCACATGCACTGTAAGgttagaagagcaaaaaaaatggTTAAGGTGACTAAAACAATGTTTCCAGCTTTCATGGCCACGTATCATACAAACAATTTAAGAGAATAATGACAGCATACAAACAGCGAACAAGACATACTGTAGTCTGTTCTGTAACAGGCAAACAATAACAAGCAGAAATTACACCGCAGAAGACATGAACAAACAGCAACTGTGGTGTAGCAAAAGTGCTCCAACCTGTATCATCAAGCCTCATTATGTCATCTCGCAAATTGGTTCCTCCTGTTGTTGCCATCACTTTGGCACCTCCCATGTGTTTGCTGACTTGGATACAGATTTGACTGACCTGCAGGGCTAGTTCACGGGTGGGAACGATCACCATTGCTGAAAGTTAAACACATCAGTGTGAGTTACTAGTAACACACTGTATCTTAAATACTAATCCTCAGAGGAGCCAAAGACTTTATGGAAGCTATACTTCTATGGTTTTGGAGTTCCACCCCGGACACCCTGACCAAGACCTAGAAACTGCTTACAAGGCAAACTCCATGGAAAGATTCTTTGTCCCTTGATATTCCCTCTGAGCGAGTGCCCCTGTCAGCACACTTGCTTATTACTCCAAATCCATTTTCCAGGGCAAGACGCTAAAGTCCAGAAGATGCCTGGCATTTCCCACTTTTGAAAGCAACTGTGGGACTTTTAAAATTCCACCTCCCCTCCACCAATCCCCATTACCTCCCTTTGACAGTATAAGCAGATAACCTACACTGCTCAATGTCGTTGACCAGTTTTACATTCAAGCCTGCCACGTAGAGACCGATACCATTACCCGGCTGCAGCTAAGCAGGACCCATCTCAACTGACCTTGTATATTGTCCTTCTTTAAGTCTAGCCGTTCAAGTAAAGGAATGAGGTAGGCTCCACTCTTGCCTGTTCCATTTTTCGCTCTAGCCAAGATATCCCTACCAGACAAAGCAATGGGGATGCTCTCCTCCTGAAATGCAACGACAGACAGCGCATGAGCAATCATAAGCCACACTCGCGGGAGAGGCTGGTCAAATTTAACTCTCCTTGCTAAGAGTACCACGTGCAATCTGATTGTTTCCTGAACAGAATATCCTGCAACTGCAAGCATCGCAGACTCACAACAGAAAGGAGTTAAACCCATTGGTTAAACCCAATAGCTCTGCTCCCCATATTCCACTTCAAAGTCCTTATCTTGCCTGGTCATAAGAGAACCAGGGAGCAGGTACCACAGGAACGGTAAACCCATAAAACTGACAcattaggaaaaaagtgaaaaattaggaaaaaaagtgaagagacAATGACAGCCACTAGCAAACTCCTCCTATggaaaaagaa
This window encodes:
- the DDX6 gene encoding probable ATP-dependent RNA helicase DDX6, translating into MSTARTENPVIMGLSSQNGQLRGPVKPSGGPGGGGTQTQQQMNQLKNANTINNGTQQQAQSMTTAIKPGDDWKKTLKLPPKDLRIKTSDVTSTKGNEFEDYCLKRELLMGIFEMGWEKPSPIQEESIPIALSGRDILARAKNGTGKSGAYLIPLLERLDLKKDNIQAMVIVPTRELALQVSQICIQVSKHMGGAKVMATTGGTNLRDDIMRLDDTVHVVIATPGRILDLIKKGVAKVEHVQMIVLDEANKLLSQDFVQIMEDIILTLPKNRQILLYSATFPLSVQKFMNSHLQKPYEINLMEELTLKGVTQYYAYVTERQKVHCLNTLFSRLQINQSIIFCNSSQRVELLAKKISQLGYSCFYIHAKMRQEHRNRVFHDFRNGLCRNLVCTDLFTRGIDIQAVNVVINFDFPKLAETYLHRIGRSGRFGHLGLAINLITYDDRFNLKSIEEQLGTEIKPIPSNIDKSLYVAEYHSEPVEDEKQ